A stretch of the Panicum virgatum strain AP13 chromosome 9N, P.virgatum_v5, whole genome shotgun sequence genome encodes the following:
- the LOC120690016 gene encoding probable prolyl 4-hydroxylase 9, with the protein MKGGGVIRASGGGAGGVGLMRTRLRLPVVLLSCSLFFLAGFFGSLLFTQDPEEADMPVPRKRLLEAALPEMPYGESGEAAPSLIPYQILSWHPRALYFPQFATSEQCENIVKNAKERLAPSTLALRRGETSESTKGIRTSSGTFLSANEDPTGTLAEVEKKIARATMIPRNHGEPFNVLRYEIGQRYASHYDAFDPAQYGPQKNQRVASFLLYLTDVEEGGETMFPYENWENMNIGYDYEKCIGLKVKPRKGDGLLFYSLAVNGTIDPTSLHGSCPVIKGEKWVATKWIRSNIV; encoded by the exons ATGAAGGGAGGTGGCGTCATCAGGGCctccggcggaggcgccggcggcgtggggctGATGCGGACGCGGCTGCGGCTACCCGTGGTGCTCCTCTCctgctccctcttcttcctcgccggcTTCTTCGGCTCGCTCCTCTTCACCCAG GATCCGGAGGAGGCGGACATGCCGGTGCCGAGGAAGCGGCTGCTGGAGGCGGCGCTGCCCGAGATGCCCTACGGAGagtccggcgaggcggcgccgtCCTTGATCCCATACCAG ATTTTGAGCTGGCACCCTCGTGCATTGTACTTTCCACAATTTGCGACATCAGAACAGTGTGAAAATATAGTAAAAAATGCAAAGGAAAGACTTGCACCATCAACATTAGCTCTGAGGAGAGGAGAAACTTCGGAGAGTACCAAGGGAATCAGGACAAG TTCGGGAACATTCCTCAGTGCTAATGAAGACCCAACTGGAACCCTTGCAGAAGTTGAGAAGAAGATTGCAAGGGCTACCATGATACCCAGAAATCATGGGGAG CCCTTTAATGTCCTGCGGTATGAGATTGGACAAAGGTATGCTTCACATTATGATGCATTTGATCCAGCCCAGTATGGTCCGCAAAAAAATCAAAGG GTGGCGTCTTTCTTGCTTTATCTCACGGATGTCGAAGAAGGGGGAGAAACAATGTTTCCATATGAG AATTGGGAGAATATGAATATAGGCTATGATTATGAAAAGTGCATTGGCCTAAAGGTAAAACCAAGGAAGGGTGATGGACTCTTGTTTTACTCCCTCGCGGTAAATGGCACCATTGACCCG ACTTCACTTCATGGTAGCTGCCCCGTGATCAAGGGTGAGAAATGGGTCGCCACAAAATGGATTAGAAGCAATATAGTTTAG
- the LOC120688650 gene encoding uncharacterized protein LOC120688650, which produces MMLLPDGDDGGVAVPAMGGRRSGPSSTRVTARVAAGELENNIGGRTHVGLLLPSATASSRLQKQPLVRIDQDESGRKALVLWPRSVTVHTGNVRGARRTGIFGSGVWKWEGEGTEGGGLEEEGGLAGWRNQAVASEASTSSSTRLLRVYSTTALEGRPLHRCLRHSGPLDRGGCWSGSELNGATRGGELRRLLLPRVGGSEAALPPIAWRGRSASTAAPADKELAGKSAYEVLGVGETSSNAEIKASFHRLAKETHPDVAAAAGSRRFLQILAAYEILSDSQRRAHYGSYLRSQRRIVQKHPRPSQFVYPSGSGSGIVVPRESNVVEWLKWYRLTIDDIVTKKRVATGSGYFDRLESELYKAIHAAYYGSDVESMDVLPDCFEAEERSVYETSELLHLVSGRDLFGIVSVADSIKELSYACREKLTESGLRASGFSANVPRNANEDQVSMNPVDIHNKEMGHEDDIPSSDAFKDIELRICGKVVATATRSLKCNCINKSDGEDHIHVYLVPNADTSDLVQEHLLLGTITGLSTTGEEGSCCVYDDRGIKTHVIMKHRTLMV; this is translated from the exons ATGATGCTGCTGCCGGACGGAGATGATGGCGGCGTGGCGGTGCCTGCCATGGGTGGGCGTCGGAGTGGACCGTCATCGACGCGGGTGACGGCACGGGTGGCCGCAGGCGAGCTAGAGAACAACATCGGTGGCCGAACCCATGTTGGATTGTTGTTGCCTAGCGCAACCGCGAGTTCACGATTGCAGAAGCAACCGCTCGTCCGGATCGACCAGGACGAGAGCGGCCGAAAGGCGCTTGTGCTCTGGCCTCGCAGCGTGACGGTTCACACCGGGAACGTGCGCGGCGCGCGCCGAACCGGGATCTTCGGAAGCGGCGTGTGGAagtgggagggggaggggaccGAGGGAGGAGGGTTGGAGGAAGAAGGCGGCTTGGCTGGCTG GAGGAATCAAGCGGTGGCATCTGAGGCCTCCACGTCGTCGTCTACTCGTCTTCTGCGGGTGTATTCCACCACCGCGCTGGAAGGCCGGCCGTTGCATCGGTGTCTACGTCACTCCGGCCCACTTGACAGGGGCGGCTGCTGGAGCGGCAGCGAACTCAATGGCGCTACGCGTGGCGGAGAGCTCCGGCGACTCCTTCTCCCCCGCGTCGGCGGCAGCGAGGCGGCCCTCCCTCCTATCGCGTGGCGCGGCCGGTCGGCGAGCACCGCAGCCCCGGCGGACAAGGAGCTCGCGGGGAAGAGCGCCTACGAGGTCCTCGGGGTTGGGGAGACCAGTTCCAACGCCGAGATCAAGGCCTCCTTCCACCGCCTCGCGAAGGAGACCCACccagacgtcgccgccgccgctggttcCCGACGGTTCCTTCAGATCCTCGCCGCCTACGAG ATTCTATCGGATTCACAGAGAAGGGCTCACTATGGTAGCTACCTGCGATCGCAGAGGCGAATCGTGCAGAAGCATCCTAGGCCATCTCAGTTTGTCTATCCAAGTGGTTCAGGCTCAGGCATTGTGGTACCTAGAGAGAGCAATGTTGTTGAGTGGCTGAAATGGTATAGGCTTACCATTGATGACATTGTTACCAAGAAGCGGGTTGCCACTGGCTCAGGTTATTTTGATAGGCTTGAAAGTGAACTGTACAAAGCAATCCACGCTGCATACTATGGCTCTGATGTTGAGTCCATGGATGTCCTTCCTGATTGCTTTGAAGCAGAAGAAAGGTCTGTGTATGAGACATCTGAGTTATTGCACCTTGTATCTGGCCGTGATCTGTTTGGTATTGTTAGTGTGGCTGATAGTATCAAGGAGCTGTCATATGCTTGTCGCGAGAAGCTTACAGAGTCTGGTTTAAGAGCTTCTGGGTTTTCTGCAAATGTTCCAAGAAATGCGAATGAAGATCAAGTGTCTATGAATCCAGTTGATATCCACAATAAAGAGATGGGGCATGAAGATGATATTCCTTCATCAGATGCCTTCAAGGATATTGAGTTACGCATATGTGGGAAAGTTGTGGCTACTGCGACTAGGAGCCTCAAGTGCAATTGCATTAACAAATCAGATGGGGAAGATCACATTCATGTATATCTTGTTCCAAATGCGGATACATCTGATTTAGTGCAAGAGCATCTTCTCTTAGGCACAATTACTGGGTTATCCACCACTGGGGAGGAAGGATCTTGCTGTGTCTATGATGATCGTGGCATAAAGACACATGTAATTATGAAACACAGGACATTGATGGTATGA
- the LOC120690014 gene encoding subtilisin-like protease SBT1.7: protein MWRHGERCVIFAVAAAALLAAAAAAAGRDDRQTYIVHMSHSAMPNDFVEHGEWYAASLQAVSEAATVLYTYDTLVHGYSARLTRAEAEALESQPGVLIVNPEVRYELHTTRTPEFLGLDGTDALFPQSSTGSDVIVGVLDTGVWPERPSYDDTGFGPVPADWKGECEKGNDFSASACNKKLIGARFFLTGYEAAKGPVDTSNESRSPRDNDGHGTHTSSTAAGAAIQGADLLGYAAGTAKGMAPRARVATYKVCWVGGCFSSDILKAMEVAVTDGVDVLSLSLGGGTADYYRDSIAVGAFSAMEKGIFVSCSAGNAGPGAATLSNGAPWVTTVGAGTIDRDFPAYVALGNGKNYTGVSLYSGKPLPTTPVPLIYAGNASNSSMGQLCMSGSLVPEKVAGKIVLCDRGTNARVQKGFIVKDAGGAGMILANTAANGEELVADAHILPGSGVGEKAGNAIRDYAMSDPKATATIVFAGTKVGIQPSPVVAAFSSRGPNTVTPSVLKPDIIAPGVNILAAWSGSVGPSGIAGDSRRVGFNIISGTSMSCPHVSGLAALLRAAHPEWSPAAIRSALMTTAYNEYPNGNGNGILDVATGRPATPLDVGAGHVDPAKAVDPGLVYDIAAADYVDFLCALNYGPMQIATLTKRSSDGCAANRTYAESALNYPSFAVTFPAGGGTVKHTRTVTNVGQPGTYKVTASAAAGSTPVSVSVEPSTLSFSKAGEKQSFTVSFSAPAKPTGTNGFGRLVWSSDHHVVASPIEATWN from the coding sequence ATGTGGCGCCATGGCGAGAGATGCGTGATCTTTGCTgtggccgccgcggccctcttggcggcggcggccgccgccgccggacgagACGACCGGCAGACGTACATCGTCCACATGTCCCACTCCGCCATGCCGAATGATTTCGTGGAGCATGGGGAATGGTACGCCGCGTCGCTGCAGGCGGTGTCGGAGGCGGCCACCGTGCTCTACACCTACGACACGCTCGTCCACGGCTACTCGGCGCGGCTGACgcgcgccgaggccgaggcgctgGAGTCGCAGCCCGGCGTCCTCATCGTCAACCCGGAGGTGCGGTACGAGCTGCACACCACCCGGACGCCGGAGTTCCTGGGGCTCGACGGCACGGACGCGCTGTTCCCGCAGTCGAGCACCGGGAGCGACGTCATCGTCGGGGTGCTCGACACCGGCGTGTGGCCGGAGAGGCCGAGCTACGACGACACGGGGTTCGGCCCCGTGCCGGCGGACTGGAAGGGCGAGTGCGAGAAGGGAAACGACTTCAGCGCCTCCGCGTGCAACAAGAAGCTCATCGGCGCGAGGTTCTTCCTGACGGGCTACGAGGCCGCCAAGGGCCCCGTGGACACGTCCAATGAGTCGCGGTCGCCGAGGGACAACGACGGCCACGGGACGCACACCTCcagcacggcggccggcgccgccatccAGGGCGCGGACCTGCTCGGGTACGCGGCCGGGACGGCCAAGGGCATGgcgccccgcgcgcgcgtggcGACGTACAAGGTCTGCTGGGTGGGCGGCTGCTTCAGCTCCGACATCCTCAAGGCCATGGAGGTCGCGGTGACCGACGGCGTCGAcgtgctctccctctccctcggcggcggcaccgcgGACTACTACCGCGACAGCATCGCCGTGGGCGCTTTCAGCGCCATGGAAAAGGGGATCTTTGTGTCCTGCTCTGCCGGCAATGCCGGTCCGGGCGCCGCGACGCTGTCCAACGGCGCGCCGTGGGTCACCACCGTGGGCGCGGGGACCATTGACCGCGACTTCCCCGCCTATGTTGCGCTCGGCAACGGCAAGAACTACACCGGCGTGTCCCTGTACAGCGGCAAGCCGTTGCCCACGACGCCGGTGCCGTTGATCTACGCGGGGAACGCGTCCAACAGCAGCATGGGCCAGCTCTGCATGTCCGGCAGCCTCGTCCCGGAGAAGGTCGCCGGCAAGATCGTCCTCTGCGACCGCGGCACCAATGCCAGGGTCCAGAAGGGCTTCATCGTCAAagacgccggcggcgctggcatGATTCTCGCCAACACCGCCGCGAACGGCGAGGAGCTCGTGGCTGACGCGCATATCCTCCCGGGCTCCGGCGTGGGGGAGAAGGCCGGCAACGCCATCCGGGACTACGCCATGTCCGATCCGAAGGCGACGGCCACCATCGTGTTCGCCGGCACCAAGGTCGGCATCCAGCCATCTCCCGTGGTCGCGGCCTTCTCTTCGCGGGGGCCGAACACCGTGACGCCCAGCGTCCTCAAGCCGGACATCATCGCCCCCGGCGTGAACATTCTCGCGGCCTGGTCGGGGTCCGTCGGCCCCTCGGGGATCGCCGGCGACAGCCGCCGCGTCGGCTTCAACATCATCTCCGGCACTTCCATGTCGTGCCCGCACGTGAGCGGCCTCGCGGCGCTGCTCCGTGCGGCGCACCCGGAGTGGAGCCCTGCGGCCATCCGCTCGGCGCTGATGACGACGGCGTACAACGAGTACCCCAACGGCAACGGCAACGGCATCCTGGACGTGGCCACCGGGCGCCCCGCGACGCCGCTGGACGTGGGCGCCGGCCACGTGGACCCCGCCAAGGCCGTCGACCCGGGCCTGGTGTacgacatcgccgccgccgactacgTCGACTTCCTGTGCGCCCTCAACTACGGCCCGATGCAGATCGCAACGCTGACGAAGCGGTCATCGGACGGGTGCGCCGCCAACCGCACGTACGCGGAGAGCGCCCTCAACTACCCGTCCTTCGCCGTGACgttcccggccggcggcggcacggtgaAGCACACCCGCACGGTGACCAACGTGGGccagcccggcacgtacaaggtgaccgccagcgccgccgccggcagcaccCCGGTGTCGGTGTCCGTGGAGCCGTCGACGCTGAGCTTCAGCAAGgccggcgagaagcagagcttCACGGTGAGCTTCTCGGCGCCCGCGAAGCCGACGGGCACCAACGGGTTCGGGCGGCTCGTCTGGTCCAGCGACCACCACGTGGTCGCCAGCCCGATCGAGGCGACATGGAACTGA
- the LOC120690017 gene encoding pentatricopeptide repeat-containing protein At1g77360, mitochondrial-like, translating into MGGFRHTWLEARRVFVRMLSSGGAASVSRDVLVDALDPAKRLCKLIISCRKASALQHELDHSGIRVTPEVAECVLERLDNAGMLAYRFFEWARRQKRGGCAHTVRSFHTVVASLAKIRQYQLMWDVVAVMRKEGVANVETFGIIMRKYARAQKFDEAVYTFNVMEKYGVAPNLAAFNSLLSALCKSKNVRRAQEIFDKMNNRFTPDAKTYSILLEGWGRAPNLPNMREVYSEMLDAGCQPDIVTYGIMVDALCKTRRVEEAVRVVQDMSSRGCQPTTFIYSVLVHTYGVEMRIEDAVATFLDMEKDGIVPDVVVYNALVTAFCKVKKFDNAFRLMDDMEGHGITSNSRTWNIILNNLITHGKDDEAYRVFRSMIKRCQPDSGTYTMMIKMFCENDKIEMALKVWRYMGLKQFLPSMHTFSVLINGMCDKGEVNQACVLLEDMIEKGIRPPGSTFGKLRQLLLKEGRKDVLDFLVEKMNILIQEPLFD; encoded by the coding sequence ATGGGTGGTTTCCGCCACACCTGGCTGGAGGCACGCAGGGTGTTCGTAAGAATGCTTAGCAGTGGAGGCGCGGCCAGCGTAAGTAGGGATGTTCTGGTGGATGCCTTAGACCCTGCCAAGCGCCTCTgcaagctcatcatctcctgcaggAAGGCCTCCGCGCTGCAGCACGAGCTCGACCACAGCGGCATCCGCGTCACACCGGAGGTCGCGGAGTGCGTCCTGGAGCGCCTTGACAATGCCGGCATGCTCGCGTACCGCTTCTTCGAATGGGCGCGGAGGCAGAAGCGCGGAGGGTGCGCTCACACCGTGCGCTCCTTCCACACGGTGGTCGCGTCCCTCGCCAAGATCAGGCAGTACCAGCTCATGTGGGACGTCGTGGCTGTCATGCGCAAGGAGGGCGTGGCCAATGTCGAGACTTTTGGCATCATCATGCGCAAATATGCCCGGGCGCAGAAGTTCGATGAGGCTGTTTACACTTTCAACGTCATGGAGAAGTACGGTGTTGCCCCCAACCTCGCTGCCTTCAACAGCTTGCTCAGCGCGTTGTGCAAATCTAAGAATGTGCGCAGGGCGCAGGAGATCTTTGACAAGATGAATAATCGGTTCACTCCTGATGCCAAGACCTATAGCATCTTGCTTGAGGGCTGGGGGAGAGCACCAAACCTTCCAAACATGCGGGAGGTCTACAGtgagatgctggatgctggttGCCAACCTGACATCGTCACATATGGTATCATGGTCGATGCACTCTGCAAGACAAGACGAGTTGAGGAGGCTGTTCGTGTTGTGCAGGACATGAGCTCCAGGGGATGCCAACCAACAACCTTCATATACAGTGTCTTAGTGCATACTTATGGAGTTGAGATGAGGATTGAGGATGCTGTTGCAACATTTTTGGATATGGAAAAGGATGGGATTGTGCCTGATGTTGTTGTGTACAACGCGCTCGTCACTGCCTTCTGCAAAGTGAAAAAGTTTGACAATGCCTTTCGACTCATGGATGACATGGAAGGTCATGGAATCACCTCGAATTCAAGGACTTGGAATATCATCCTAAATAATCTGATTACCCATGGAAAGGATGATGAGGCATACAGGGTCTTCCGCAGCATGATTAAACGCTGCCAACCAGATTCTGGTACTTATACCATGATGATAAAGATGTTCTGTGAGAATGATAAGATAGAGATGGCACTGAAGGTATGGAGGTACATGGGGTTGAAGCAGTTTCTTCCAAGCATGCACACATTTTCCGTGCTGATCAATGGTATGTGTGACAAGGGTGAGGTTAACCAAGCTTGTGTCCTGCTTGAAGATATGATAGAGAAGGGCATTAGACCTCCTGGTTCGACATTCGGCAAGCTGAGGCAGCTGCTTTTGAAAGAAGGAAGGAAGGATGTGCTTGACTTTCTTGTTGAGAAAATGAACATCCTCATTCAAGAACCTTTGTTTGATTGA